A stretch of Linepithema humile isolate Giens D197 chromosome 3, Lhum_UNIL_v1.0, whole genome shotgun sequence DNA encodes these proteins:
- the LOC136999026 gene encoding uncharacterized protein, whose amino-acid sequence MREYLQHHQMVENEPLNPRNAFYGGRTGNVATRYKITGTEKIRYIDVCSLYPYVLKTGTFPIGHPTVYVGEECSVLIGESPNYNFDSVEGLVRCKVLAPRDLFHPVLPSRVRGKLLFALCRSCCETFSRENCTHVPSEREFTGTWVSCELRKALEKGYFVSEVSEIWQYNATRYDHGTRQGRLFAEYINTFLKLKQKASGWPSECTDEAKERYLRNYEETEGIVLESNNIAKNSELRSVAKLCLKSFWGKFGQRPNLTNTEIVKTQQRLASLLTSLKHEITEILPVNEDVMYVSWRLREEADVPSPLTNVVLAAYTMALARLVLYKYLERLDRRVLYYDTDSCIYVSSGDPSEYEPRTGNLY is encoded by the coding sequence ATGCGGGAATATTTACAGCACCATCAAATGGTTGAAAACGAACCGCTCAATCCGCGCAATGCGTTTTACGGCGGCCGTACGGGGAATGTCGCGACtcgatataaaattacggGTACAGAGAAGATACGATACATCGATGTATGTTCTCTGTATccatatgttttaaaaacggGTACTTTTCCGATCGGACATCCCACAGTGTATGTCGGGGAAGAATGTTCGGTATTAATCGGAGAAAGCCCGAATTACAATTTCGACTCCGTCGAAGGCCTCGTACGTTGTAAAGTACTCGCACCGCGCGATCTCTTTCACCCCGTGTTACCGTCTCGCGTACGcggaaaattgttatttgcgTTGTGCCGCAGTTGCTGTGAAACATTTTCACGCGAAAATTGTACACACGTGCCTTCCGAACGTGAATTTACGGGTACATGGGTATCGTGCGAATTGCGCAAAGCGCTTGAAAAAGGTTATTTCGTGTCGGAGGTTAGCGAGATTTGGCAGTACAACGCAACACGCTACGATCACGGTACGCGGCAGGGTAGGTTATTCgccgaatatattaatacatttttaaaattgaaacaaaaagcCAGCGGGTGGCCGAGTGAATGTACCGACGAGGCTAAAGAACGATATCTTCGCAATTACGAGGAAACTGAAGGTATCGTTCTCGAAAGTAACAATATCGCGAAAAATTCGGAATTACGTTCGGTTGCGAAGTTGtgtttaaaatctttttggGGGAAATTCGGTCAACGACCCAACCTAACGAATACCGAAATCGTAAAAACTCAACAACGATTAGCGAGTTTGCTCACAAGCCTCAAACACGAAATAACCGAAATACTGCCGGTAAACGAAGATGTGATGTATGTTTCATGGCGACTGCGGGAAGAGGCCGACGTTCCCTCGCCTCTTACCAACGTCGTTTTAGCGGCGTACACGATGGCGCTAGCGCGATTagtgttgtataaatatttagaacgcTTAGATCGacgcgttttatattatgataccGATTCTTGCATTTATGTAAGCAGCGGTGATCCTTCCGAATACGAGCCGCGTACgggtaatttatattaa